One window of the Staphylococcus equorum genome contains the following:
- a CDS encoding NupC/NupG family nucleoside CNT transporter — MHIIIGLIGIVVFLGLAFLFSSDRKNVRWQYVGLLLVIQLIMAFILLKTQFGITVISGISAGFNYLLAQAAEGVNFVFGGFEYIDPENPPFFFNVLLPIVFISALIGILQYTRILPVIINVLGLVISKINGMGRLESYNAVAAAILGQSEVFISLKKELAHIPSQRLYTLTASAMSTVSASIIGAYFALIEPRFVVTAVVLNLFGGFIIASIINPYKVDPKEDKLILEESETNKQSFFEMLGEYILDGFKVAVIVGAMLIGYIAIIALLNGLVSAIFTGISGGSITWDFQTLIGFVFAPFAFLVGVPWNEAVQAGSIMATKLLSNEFVAMQSLSEVKNMSEHAKGVISVFVVSFANFSSIGIISGAIKSLNNEKGDVVARFGIKLLFGATLVSFISAAIAGFFI; from the coding sequence ATGCATATTATCATCGGTTTAATTGGGATTGTAGTATTTCTTGGGTTAGCCTTTCTTTTCAGCTCCGACAGAAAAAATGTTCGCTGGCAATATGTTGGGTTATTACTTGTAATACAACTTATCATGGCGTTTATTTTGTTAAAAACACAATTTGGGATTACAGTCATTAGTGGTATTTCAGCAGGCTTTAATTACTTATTAGCACAAGCAGCAGAAGGTGTAAATTTCGTATTTGGTGGATTTGAATACATAGATCCAGAGAATCCTCCATTCTTCTTTAACGTATTATTACCAATTGTTTTCATATCAGCATTAATTGGTATTTTACAATATACTCGTATTTTACCTGTAATTATTAATGTCTTAGGTTTAGTTATATCTAAAATTAATGGTATGGGTCGTTTAGAATCATATAACGCTGTTGCAGCAGCAATTTTGGGACAATCAGAAGTATTTATTTCGTTGAAAAAGGAACTTGCTCATATTCCAAGTCAACGTCTTTATACTTTAACTGCTTCAGCAATGTCTACCGTGTCTGCATCTATTATCGGTGCTTACTTCGCGTTAATTGAACCACGTTTTGTTGTTACAGCAGTCGTGTTAAACCTCTTCGGTGGTTTCATTATTGCTTCTATCATCAACCCTTACAAAGTTGATCCAAAAGAAGATAAATTAATTCTTGAAGAAAGTGAAACAAATAAGCAATCCTTCTTCGAAATGTTAGGGGAATACATTTTAGATGGGTTTAAAGTAGCAGTCATCGTAGGCGCAATGTTAATTGGTTATATTGCTATTATTGCTTTACTAAATGGCTTAGTTAGTGCCATTTTCACTGGTATTTCAGGTGGTAGTATTACTTGGGACTTCCAAACACTAATCGGTTTCGTATTTGCACCATTCGCATTCTTAGTAGGTGTGCCATGGAATGAAGCTGTACAAGCTGGTTCTATTATGGCAACGAAATTATTATCAAATGAATTTGTAGCAATGCAAAGTCTAAGTGAAGTTAAAAACATGAGTGAACACGCAAAAGGTGTTATCTCAGTATTCGTAGTATCATTCGCAAACTTTAGTTCTATCGGTATTATCTCTGGCGCAATCAAATCGCTTAACAACGAAAAAGGCGATGTAGTAGCACGATTCGGTATAAAATTATTATTCGGTGCTACTTTAGTTTCATTTATTTCTGCAGCCATTGCAGGGTTCTTTATTTAA
- the pdxS gene encoding pyridoxal 5'-phosphate synthase lyase subunit PdxS: protein MSKVIGSERVKRGMAEMQKGGVIMDVVNAEQAKIAEDAGAVAVMALERVPSDIRAAGGVARMANPKIVEEVMNAVSIPVMAKGRIGHITEARVLESMGVDYIDESEVLTPADEEYHLRKDTFTVPFVCGCRNLGEAARRVGEGAAMLRTKGEPGTGNIVEAVRHMRQVNSEVSRLTVMHDDEIMTEAKNIGAPYEILKSIKENGKLPVVNFAAGGVATPQDAALMMELGADGVFVGSGIFKSEDPEKFAKAIVQATTHYQDYELIGRLAKELGTAMKGLDINELSLEERMQERGW, encoded by the coding sequence ATGTCTAAAGTAATTGGATCTGAAAGAGTTAAAAGAGGAATGGCGGAAATGCAAAAGGGCGGCGTCATTATGGACGTTGTAAATGCTGAACAAGCTAAGATAGCTGAGGATGCAGGTGCTGTTGCAGTAATGGCATTAGAGCGCGTGCCTTCTGACATTAGAGCTGCAGGTGGCGTGGCACGTATGGCTAATCCTAAAATTGTAGAAGAAGTTATGAATGCTGTTTCTATACCAGTTATGGCTAAAGGACGTATTGGTCATATAACTGAAGCTCGTGTATTAGAATCTATGGGTGTTGACTATATCGATGAATCTGAAGTATTAACACCAGCTGATGAAGAGTATCATTTACGTAAAGATACATTCACTGTACCATTTGTATGTGGTTGCCGTAACTTAGGTGAAGCTGCACGCCGTGTTGGTGAAGGTGCTGCAATGTTACGTACTAAAGGTGAGCCAGGTACTGGGAACATCGTAGAAGCAGTTAGACATATGCGTCAGGTCAATTCAGAAGTGAGTCGTTTAACAGTTATGCATGACGATGAGATTATGACTGAGGCTAAAAATATTGGTGCACCATACGAAATTTTAAAATCTATTAAAGAAAATGGTAAATTACCAGTAGTTAATTTTGCAGCTGGTGGTGTAGCAACGCCTCAAGATGCTGCTTTAATGATGGAATTAGGTGCAGACGGAGTATTTGTAGGATCTGGTATTTTTAAATCAGAAGATCCAGAAAAATTTGCTAAAGCAATTGTACAAGCAACTACACATTACCAAGACTACGAACTAATTGGACGTCTAGCTAAAGAATTAGGCACAGCAATGAAAGGCTTAGATATCAATGAGTTATCATTAGAAGAGCGTATGCAAGAGCGTGGATGGTAA
- the pdxT gene encoding pyridoxal 5'-phosphate synthase glutaminase subunit PdxT, with protein MKIGVLALQGAVREHIRHIALSGHEGVAVKRIEQLDDIDGLIIPGGESTTLRRLMNLYGFKDVLQQSTLPMFGTCAGLIILAANIVGEEGYLDKLNITVQRNSFGRQVDSFESELDVKGIAKDIEGVFIRAPHIESVHGEASVLSTEGDKIVAVQQGCYLGVSFHPELTDDYRVTQYFIEAIVKPTVIEKV; from the coding sequence ATGAAAATTGGTGTTTTAGCCTTACAAGGCGCTGTGAGAGAACATATACGTCATATTGCACTAAGTGGTCATGAAGGTGTAGCAGTTAAGCGTATCGAACAGTTGGATGACATTGATGGATTGATTATACCAGGCGGAGAATCTACTACCTTACGACGCTTAATGAATCTATATGGATTCAAAGATGTTTTGCAACAATCCACATTACCTATGTTTGGTACTTGCGCTGGCTTAATTATCTTAGCAGCGAATATTGTTGGCGAAGAAGGTTATTTAGATAAACTGAATATTACTGTTCAAAGGAATTCTTTTGGCCGACAAGTTGATAGCTTTGAAAGTGAGTTAGATGTGAAAGGAATTGCCAAAGATATTGAAGGTGTATTTATTAGAGCTCCTCATATAGAAAGTGTGCATGGTGAGGCTAGTGTACTTAGCACAGAGGGTGACAAAATTGTAGCTGTTCAACAAGGCTGTTATTTAGGAGTTTCATTTCATCCTGAATTAACGGATGATTATAGAGTCACACAATACTTCATTGAAGCGATTGTTAAACCGACCGTAATTGAAAAAGTATAA
- a CDS encoding PLP-dependent aminotransferase family protein has product MTKEHLYINLYENLKKQIIEGQYKSGDKFPSKRALGQHLSVSNTTIEHAYQILSDEGYIFAKPRSGYFVSDVETLPIITREIHASNTHHEQNNDNQTQQTYEFAFNLSEIDAEYFPMQQFRKYARDAFEDSQLNLLQHANPKGEWTLRQEIAHYLFNSRGVACHPEQIIIGSSTEQLINLVTDILNKGRFLIENPSYPPIKQVLDKKQITYLQVPVNNTGIELEYFNESNNNIAYVTPSHQFPTGYVMNLKKRTQLIHWAQQFENRYIIEDDYDSEFRYFGKPIPALQSLDTKDKVIYISTFSKSLFPSCRVAYLVLPKKLLKLYNTLENKEGNTVPSHIQKMVASFMQSGSFERHLNKMRNVYRDKLKFILDALKPYEEQLEIDGTLAGMHFTLTVKNGLTMTQCLKNAEENKLKIIPFSKYDKSQQSVKFILGFGGIPFSQLEGHTNALIRSLTILKHD; this is encoded by the coding sequence ATGACAAAAGAGCATTTATACATCAATCTATACGAGAATCTAAAAAAACAAATCATTGAAGGCCAATATAAATCAGGAGATAAATTTCCTTCAAAACGCGCGTTAGGGCAACATTTATCTGTAAGCAATACAACAATCGAACATGCTTATCAAATCCTATCAGATGAGGGGTACATATTCGCCAAGCCACGATCAGGCTATTTTGTATCTGACGTTGAAACTTTACCAATTATTACCAGAGAAATACATGCATCAAACACACATCATGAACAAAATAACGACAATCAAACTCAACAAACATATGAATTTGCCTTTAACTTATCAGAAATAGATGCAGAATACTTTCCTATGCAACAATTCAGAAAATATGCGCGCGATGCTTTTGAAGATAGCCAATTAAACTTACTACAACATGCAAATCCCAAAGGAGAATGGACATTACGCCAAGAAATAGCGCATTATTTATTTAATAGTAGAGGCGTAGCATGTCATCCAGAACAAATCATTATTGGTTCTTCTACAGAACAACTTATTAATTTAGTGACTGATATATTGAATAAAGGCCGCTTTTTAATTGAAAATCCTAGCTATCCACCCATCAAACAAGTTTTAGACAAAAAACAAATTACTTATCTTCAAGTACCTGTGAACAATACAGGAATTGAACTAGAATATTTCAACGAATCTAATAATAATATTGCTTATGTTACACCTTCTCATCAGTTCCCTACCGGCTATGTGATGAATTTAAAAAAGCGTACTCAACTTATTCATTGGGCACAGCAATTTGAAAATAGATACATTATTGAAGATGATTATGATTCGGAATTCCGTTACTTTGGAAAGCCTATTCCTGCATTACAAAGTTTAGATACAAAAGATAAAGTCATATATATTAGTACATTCTCAAAATCTTTATTCCCAAGTTGCAGAGTTGCCTACCTAGTATTACCTAAAAAATTGTTAAAATTATATAATACACTAGAAAATAAAGAAGGTAATACAGTGCCTTCACATATACAAAAAATGGTGGCAAGCTTCATGCAGTCAGGTAGTTTTGAGAGACATTTAAATAAAATGAGAAATGTTTATAGAGACAAACTTAAATTTATATTAGATGCACTCAAACCCTATGAAGAACAATTAGAAATTGATGGTACATTAGCAGGCATGCACTTTACACTAACTGTAAAAAATGGCTTGACTATGACGCAATGTTTAAAAAATGCAGAAGAAAACAAATTGAAAATTATTCCTTTTAGTAAATATGATAAATCACAACAATCTGTAAAATTCATTTTAGGTTTTGGTGGTATACCTTTTTCACAACTAGAAGGACATACCAATGCACTAATTCGTTCTCTGACAATTTTAAAGCATGACTAA
- a CDS encoding protein arginine kinase, whose protein sequence is MSDNDISAYMSEWMRDKEESPVVMSSRIRLARNLENHVHPLMFPSEQDGYRVINEVQDALPDLFMQRLDTMDQQSKYKLVAKHLISPELIRQPASAVLLNDDESLSIMVNEEDHIRIQAMGNDLSLQTLYENASTIDDTLDSELDVSFDETLGYLTTCPTNIGTGMRASVMLHLPGLTIMKRMNRIAQTINRFGFTIRGIFGESSQVYGHIYQISNQLTLGKTEEEIIESLTEVVQQIINEEMQIRERMNRHNHIETLDRVYRSLGILKYSRLISMEEASLRLSEVKLGIDLGYIELENFKFNELMVAIQSPFLLDDEDDRVVNEKRADILREHIN, encoded by the coding sequence ATGAGTGATAATGATATTAGTGCATACATGAGTGAATGGATGCGCGATAAAGAAGAAAGCCCTGTCGTGATGTCTTCAAGAATCCGATTGGCTAGAAACTTAGAAAATCATGTCCATCCATTAATGTTTCCGTCAGAGCAGGATGGTTATAGAGTGATTAATGAGGTACAGGATGCGCTTCCTGACTTGTTTATGCAACGCTTAGATACTATGGATCAGCAAAGCAAGTATAAACTTGTTGCGAAACATCTCATAAGTCCTGAATTAATCAGACAACCTGCCTCAGCAGTGTTGCTCAACGATGATGAATCATTGAGTATCATGGTGAATGAAGAAGATCATATTCGAATTCAAGCTATGGGAAATGATTTATCACTGCAAACATTGTACGAGAATGCTTCTACTATAGATGATACACTTGATAGTGAGTTGGATGTAAGTTTTGATGAAACATTAGGTTATTTAACAACTTGTCCGACAAACATTGGAACTGGCATGCGTGCGAGCGTGATGCTTCATTTACCTGGTTTAACAATTATGAAGCGTATGAATCGCATCGCTCAAACGATTAACAGATTTGGTTTTACGATAAGAGGAATATTTGGTGAAAGTTCGCAAGTTTATGGCCATATTTATCAAATTTCAAATCAACTGACTTTAGGAAAAACGGAAGAAGAAATCATCGAAAGTTTAACTGAAGTTGTACAACAAATCATTAATGAAGAAATGCAAATTCGCGAACGTATGAACCGTCACAATCACATTGAAACATTGGACCGAGTATATCGTTCGTTAGGAATATTAAAATATAGTAGACTGATATCTATGGAGGAAGCATCACTGAGATTAAGTGAAGTGAAACTCGGTATTGATTTAGGCTATATTGAACTAGAAAACTTCAAATTTAATGAGTTAATGGTAGCAATACAATCGCCATTCTTATTAGATGATGAAGATGACAGAGTAGTAAATGAAAAAAGAGCAGATATATTAAGAGAACATATAAATTAG
- a CDS encoding UvrB/UvrC motif-containing protein yields MLCENCHLNEAEVKLAVKGQDGVNEKWVCSTCAQGGNPWTQNQQLQSQDDIEGAFVVKQILQHLAAKHGIDFDEIAFKEEKRCPTCHMTLKDIAHVGKFGCANCYATFKDDIVDIVRRVQGGQIEHTGKTPRSSHRKLALKKQIEEKNSYLNQLIEDQNFEEAAIVRDEIKALKDDGEVKHDE; encoded by the coding sequence GTGCTATGCGAAAATTGTCATTTAAACGAAGCAGAAGTTAAATTAGCAGTAAAAGGACAAGACGGTGTAAATGAAAAATGGGTTTGTTCGACATGTGCTCAGGGTGGCAATCCTTGGACACAAAATCAACAGTTACAATCCCAAGATGATATTGAAGGCGCATTTGTGGTAAAACAAATTTTACAGCACTTAGCAGCTAAACATGGTATTGATTTTGATGAAATTGCTTTTAAAGAAGAAAAAAGATGTCCTACTTGTCATATGACGTTAAAAGATATTGCACATGTTGGTAAATTTGGTTGTGCAAACTGCTATGCAACTTTTAAAGATGACATTGTCGACATTGTGCGTCGTGTGCAGGGTGGTCAAATAGAACATACAGGAAAAACACCTCGATCTTCGCATAGAAAATTAGCACTAAAAAAACAAATTGAAGAAAAAAATTCATATTTAAATCAGCTTATTGAAGATCAGAATTTTGAAGAAGCTGCAATTGTTCGGGATGAAATTAAAGCATTGAAAGACGATGGCGAGGTGAAACATGATGAGTGA
- a CDS encoding CtsR family transcriptional regulator — MHNMSDIIEQYIKKLFEDTNKDVVELQRTNIAQRFDCVPSQLNYVIKTRFTNEHGYEIESKRGGGGYIRITKIENKDETGYINHLLQLIGPSISQQQAYYIIDGLLDKKYINEREAKMIYAVIDRETLKMDVLSRDIIRANIIKRLLPVINYY, encoded by the coding sequence ATGCACAATATGTCTGACATCATAGAACAGTACATTAAGAAATTATTTGAAGACACCAATAAAGACGTTGTAGAACTTCAACGTACAAATATTGCACAGCGCTTTGACTGCGTGCCTTCTCAACTGAATTATGTAATTAAAACACGTTTTACAAATGAACATGGTTATGAAATTGAAAGTAAAAGGGGTGGCGGTGGGTACATCCGAATCACCAAAATTGAAAATAAAGATGAAACAGGTTACATTAATCACTTACTTCAATTAATAGGACCATCCATTTCTCAGCAACAAGCATATTACATTATAGATGGTTTATTAGATAAAAAATATATCAATGAACGTGAAGCAAAAATGATTTATGCTGTCATTGATAGAGAAACATTAAAAATGGATGTATTATCGAGAGATATTATACGGGCTAATATTATTAAACGTTTATTACCTGTAATAAATTATTACTAA